A window of uncultured Litoreibacter sp. contains these coding sequences:
- a CDS encoding ABC transporter ATP-binding protein codes for MSISSKAAPVIFKDVTKIYGKDVVAVDNINLEIEAGKLVTLLGPSGCGKTTTLRMIAGLEMATKGAIQIGDKDVTLLPATDRDVSMVFQSYALFPHMTVMENVSYGLGFSGFDKSETRDRAADGLDLVGLKGFGDRLPSELSGGQQQRVAVARALVLEPQVLLFDEPLSNLDAKLRRQVREDIRDIQQNLGLTVVYVTHDQEEALAVSDEIVVMRNAAIAQIGSPRALYDEPADHFVADFIGEANIIPCEISSVSGDQAKINIDEFTHVLPARGLQPGAASLAVRPTRLILGAEVGLEMQVKKATYVGSRMEYTLEASFGQVFAISEEVDEPHEVGETIMVGLDAIWPVLLPAR; via the coding sequence ATGAGCATCAGTTCGAAGGCCGCACCCGTCATTTTCAAAGATGTCACCAAGATATACGGCAAGGACGTGGTCGCCGTAGACAACATCAATCTGGAAATCGAGGCAGGAAAGCTGGTGACGCTTCTGGGACCCTCGGGGTGCGGGAAGACGACAACATTGCGCATGATCGCTGGGCTTGAGATGGCGACTAAGGGGGCCATCCAGATCGGCGACAAGGATGTCACCTTGCTGCCTGCCACGGATCGCGATGTGTCCATGGTCTTTCAGAGCTACGCTTTGTTCCCCCATATGACGGTGATGGAAAACGTGTCCTACGGGCTGGGGTTTTCGGGGTTTGACAAATCTGAGACGCGTGACCGGGCGGCAGACGGGCTGGATTTGGTCGGCCTCAAGGGCTTTGGAGACCGCTTGCCGTCCGAACTGTCTGGCGGCCAGCAACAGCGGGTTGCAGTGGCGCGCGCGCTTGTTCTGGAGCCTCAGGTTCTTCTGTTTGACGAACCGCTGTCGAACCTTGATGCGAAGTTGCGCCGTCAGGTGCGCGAAGACATCCGGGACATTCAGCAAAACCTCGGGCTTACTGTGGTCTACGTGACTCATGACCAGGAAGAAGCATTGGCGGTATCAGACGAGATTGTGGTGATGCGCAATGCGGCGATTGCGCAGATAGGCTCCCCCCGTGCGCTCTATGACGAGCCTGCTGACCACTTCGTCGCAGATTTTATTGGCGAGGCGAATATCATCCCATGCGAGATCTCTTCCGTGTCTGGCGATCAGGCGAAGATCAACATTGACGAATTTACCCACGTTCTGCCGGCACGCGGCCTGCAACCCGGTGCCGCATCGTTGGCGGTCAGGCCGACGCGCCTGATCCTCGGCGCGGAAGTTGGGCTGGAGATGCAGGTGAAGAAGGCGACCTATGTTGGCAGCAGAATGGAATACACATTGGAAGCCAGTTTTGGCCAGGTTTTTGCGATAAGCGAGGAAGTGGACGAGCCACATGAGGTTGGCGAAACCATCATGGTAGGGCTCGACGCGATCTGGCCGGTCTTGCTGCCGGCACGCTAG
- a CDS encoding FAD-binding dehydrogenase: MKADVVIVGAGLAGLVAAAELGDRGKSVLIVDQEGPQNLGGQAHWSLGGLFMIDTPEQRRMGIKDSHALALGDWLGSAQFDRPEDHLPRQWAEAYLDFAAGEMRPWLHEMGLRWFPVVGWAERGGGFADGPGNSVPRFHITWGTGPGVLQHFVRRCRAHEQAGRIAIKYRHQVDRIEMQDGVAVGVSGSVLAQDDAPQGAQTTRDVVGEFRIDASSVVVASGGIGGNFELIKKVWPTKRLGRMPKRLLSGVPAHVDGRMLDISEQAGAHLINKDRLWFYTEGIKNWDPIWPHHGIRILPGPSSMWFDAHGNRFAPPALPGFDTNATFRAILDSGHDYSWFVLTQKVIKKEFALSGSEQNPDLTSAKWLEVIKQRVLSGKRATDPVEAFKASGEDFVVADTLGELVSGMNAATGDNLISEPKLRAQIEARDRQVDNPFSKDAQMTSINGARQYRGDKLIRTAKPHKFLDAENGPLIAVRLNLITRKTLGGLQTDLNSQMVGANGTTIPGLFAIGEVAGFGGGGYHGYNALEGTFLGGCIFSGRAAGRSNEIG; encoded by the coding sequence ATGAAGGCTGACGTCGTCATTGTTGGTGCCGGCCTTGCAGGCTTGGTCGCAGCCGCCGAATTGGGTGACCGCGGGAAATCCGTTCTGATTGTAGATCAGGAAGGTCCGCAAAACCTCGGCGGGCAGGCTCACTGGTCCCTTGGTGGCCTGTTCATGATCGACACACCCGAACAGCGCAGGATGGGCATCAAAGATAGCCATGCGCTTGCGTTGGGCGATTGGCTGGGATCTGCGCAGTTTGATCGCCCGGAAGACCACCTGCCCCGCCAATGGGCTGAGGCCTACTTGGATTTCGCAGCTGGCGAGATGCGTCCTTGGCTGCACGAAATGGGGCTTCGTTGGTTTCCGGTCGTCGGTTGGGCTGAACGCGGAGGTGGATTTGCAGACGGCCCCGGCAACTCGGTCCCTAGGTTTCACATCACTTGGGGAACCGGTCCCGGTGTGCTTCAGCACTTTGTCCGCCGCTGCCGAGCACATGAACAGGCAGGGCGGATCGCAATCAAGTACCGCCATCAGGTCGATAGGATTGAAATGCAGGATGGCGTGGCTGTTGGCGTCAGCGGTTCAGTCCTTGCTCAAGACGACGCCCCCCAGGGTGCCCAGACAACACGTGATGTCGTAGGCGAATTTCGAATTGATGCATCATCAGTGGTGGTGGCTTCCGGCGGAATTGGCGGCAATTTCGAGTTGATAAAGAAGGTCTGGCCCACAAAGAGGCTGGGCAGAATGCCAAAGAGGCTGCTTTCCGGGGTGCCTGCCCATGTTGATGGCAGGATGCTTGATATCTCCGAGCAGGCCGGTGCGCACCTGATCAATAAGGACCGGCTGTGGTTCTACACAGAGGGCATCAAGAACTGGGACCCGATTTGGCCGCATCATGGTATCCGCATTTTGCCCGGGCCGTCATCGATGTGGTTTGACGCACATGGCAACAGGTTTGCCCCACCTGCCCTGCCCGGCTTCGACACAAACGCGACATTTAGGGCGATCCTGGACAGCGGCCACGACTACAGCTGGTTCGTCCTCACCCAAAAGGTGATCAAAAAGGAATTCGCGCTGTCAGGTTCGGAGCAGAACCCGGACCTGACCTCGGCCAAATGGTTGGAGGTAATCAAACAACGCGTTCTGTCTGGTAAACGCGCCACCGACCCCGTTGAGGCTTTTAAGGCATCGGGTGAAGACTTTGTCGTGGCCGACACGCTCGGCGAACTTGTGTCAGGGATGAACGCGGCAACGGGTGACAACCTGATTTCGGAACCCAAGCTGCGTGCGCAGATCGAAGCGCGGGACCGGCAGGTCGACAATCCGTTCAGCAAAGACGCCCAGATGACCTCGATCAACGGGGCGCGACAATATCGTGGCGACAAGCTGATCAGAACGGCAAAGCCACATAAATTCTTGGACGCAGAAAACGGTCCGCTGATCGCTGTCCGGCTAAATCTGATAACGCGCAAAACGCTTGGCGGCTTGCAGACTGATCTGAACAGCCAAATGGTTGGTGCTAATGGGACGACAATCCCGGGCCTGTTTGCAATCGGCGAGGTAGCCGGATTTGGCGGCGGCGGTTATCACGGCTACAATGCTCTAGAGGGCACCTTTTTGGGTGGGTGCATATTTTCCGGCCGGGCCGCTGGTCGAAGTAATGAAATCGGTTGA
- a CDS encoding bile acid:sodium symporter family protein encodes MDILVNVVLPLSLAVIMLSLGVGLTPADFRRVAERGWVFAVGATCQIILIPVVAYCVIILFGLSGAIAAGIMLLAFCPGGVTSNVVSRLANGDVALSVSLTAVVSLLSMLTVPLFVGWAVVHFMGEDAPTFSVSSLALAMFLITALPVAVGMGIRHIAPDMAERIEPKLLILSSVLFVVIILAAIASNWNLFVENFTSLGPALAVLNIVTMVGGFAIGVALNLGRAEQKTISIEVGLQNGTLGITLAPIIAGAAGGIPTIGLPSAIYSVIMYLTAAPFVLWLRTRKNEG; translated from the coding sequence GTGGACATCTTGGTCAATGTGGTCCTGCCGCTGTCTTTGGCGGTTATCATGCTAAGCTTGGGCGTTGGTCTCACGCCGGCTGACTTCAGACGCGTTGCAGAACGCGGTTGGGTCTTTGCGGTCGGGGCCACATGCCAAATTATCTTGATACCGGTTGTCGCCTATTGCGTGATCATCCTGTTTGGGCTGAGCGGAGCAATCGCAGCCGGTATTATGCTGCTTGCATTCTGTCCTGGCGGGGTCACCTCCAACGTCGTGTCGCGGTTGGCCAACGGCGATGTAGCCCTTTCTGTGTCGCTTACGGCAGTGGTGTCGCTGTTGTCCATGTTGACTGTCCCGCTGTTTGTTGGCTGGGCGGTCGTGCATTTCATGGGGGAAGACGCGCCCACCTTCTCAGTCAGTTCACTTGCGCTCGCTATGTTTCTGATCACCGCATTGCCGGTGGCGGTTGGCATGGGCATTCGCCATATCGCACCGGATATGGCCGAACGTATTGAACCGAAGCTTCTGATCTTATCCAGCGTCTTGTTTGTGGTCATCATTCTTGCCGCCATAGCCTCCAACTGGAATTTGTTTGTTGAAAACTTTACGTCCCTCGGCCCTGCTTTGGCCGTCCTGAATATCGTCACGATGGTTGGCGGGTTTGCGATTGGCGTCGCCCTAAATCTTGGTCGGGCGGAACAGAAAACCATCTCTATCGAAGTCGGCCTTCAAAATGGCACGCTGGGCATAACACTGGCCCCGATAATCGCTGGCGCTGCGGGAGGGATTCCGACCATCGGGCTGCCGTCAGCCATCTACAGTGTCATCATGTATCTAACCGCGGCACCATTCGTCCTTTGGCTACGCACCCGCAAAAATGAAGGCTGA
- a CDS encoding phosphoribosyl-ATP diphosphatase, with product MSTLERLAATIDARKDADPDKSWTAQLLAKGPEKCAEKFGEEAVEAIIAAVKGDKRNLTEEAADVIYHLAVLLAACDVPLENVMQELDRRQGQSGIAEKAARD from the coding sequence ATGAGCACACTTGAACGTCTTGCAGCGACAATCGACGCGCGCAAAGACGCGGACCCTGACAAATCCTGGACTGCGCAGCTTCTGGCAAAGGGGCCTGAAAAATGCGCTGAAAAATTTGGTGAAGAGGCCGTTGAGGCCATCATCGCCGCCGTAAAGGGTGACAAGCGGAACCTAACAGAAGAAGCGGCAGACGTGATATATCACCTCGCAGTGCTTCTTGCGGCATGTGATGTCCCGCTGGAAAACGTGATGCAGGAGCTCGATCGTCGCCAGGGTCAGTCCGGCATCGCCGAAAAGGCCGCCCGCGACTAG
- the hisF gene encoding imidazole glycerol phosphate synthase subunit HisF translates to MLKTRIIPCLDVKDGRVVKGVNFVGLRDAGDPVEAAKAYDAAGADELCFLDINATHENRGTMFDVVTRTAEACYIPLTVGGGVRTHEDVRKLLLAGADKVSFNSAAVANPDVVSEAADRFGSQCIVVALDAKTVSPGKWELFTAGGRKPTGIDAVDFAEMIVAKGAGEILLTSMDRDGTRDGYNLPLTKAISDAVSVPVIASGGVGTLDHLVEGVTKGGADAVLAASIFHFGDYTIAQAKAHMAKAGLNMRIGQ, encoded by the coding sequence ATGCTAAAAACTCGCATTATTCCCTGCCTCGACGTCAAAGACGGGCGTGTGGTGAAAGGGGTCAATTTCGTTGGACTGCGTGACGCTGGCGATCCGGTTGAGGCCGCCAAAGCCTACGATGCCGCTGGGGCGGATGAGCTGTGTTTCCTTGATATCAACGCCACCCACGAAAACCGCGGGACGATGTTTGATGTTGTCACCCGCACCGCCGAGGCCTGCTATATCCCGCTGACCGTTGGCGGCGGGGTCCGCACCCACGAGGATGTGCGCAAACTTTTGTTGGCAGGAGCCGACAAGGTCAGCTTCAATTCGGCAGCCGTGGCCAATCCTGATGTGGTGTCCGAGGCCGCCGACCGGTTTGGATCGCAGTGCATTGTTGTGGCCCTTGACGCCAAGACCGTCAGTCCAGGCAAATGGGAACTCTTCACCGCAGGTGGCCGAAAACCAACTGGAATCGATGCCGTGGATTTCGCCGAAATGATCGTTGCCAAGGGGGCCGGAGAAATCCTGCTCACCTCAATGGACCGCGACGGAACGCGCGACGGCTACAACCTGCCATTGACCAAGGCGATCTCAGACGCGGTTTCGGTGCCGGTCATCGCGTCAGGTGGCGTAGGCACCCTTGATCATCTGGTGGAAGGCGTGACCAAAGGCGGCGCGGATGCGGTGCTTGCGGCCTCCATCTTCCATTTCGGTGATTATACTATTGCGCAGGCCAAGGCACATATGGCGAAAGCAGGGCTCAACATGAGGATCGGCCAATGA
- a CDS encoding DUF302 domain-containing protein has protein sequence MKALLTSFVLSIGAAMPAFADLVTVSSPKSVTETADALAAAIEGAGAKVVARVDHQKAAAGADLEMGEAQVLIFGNPKIGTPAMQADIRSALYLPLKVLVYADADGKTQLTYDDPAAMFEELDIPADAEFLKVMTGALGKLTAKAAE, from the coding sequence ATGAAAGCGTTACTGACCTCTTTCGTCCTTTCCATCGGAGCCGCCATGCCTGCTTTTGCTGACCTTGTGACGGTCTCGTCACCGAAATCAGTCACCGAAACCGCTGACGCATTGGCGGCCGCCATCGAGGGTGCTGGCGCAAAGGTGGTGGCGCGGGTCGATCATCAGAAAGCTGCCGCCGGCGCCGATCTGGAGATGGGCGAAGCACAGGTGTTGATTTTCGGCAATCCGAAGATCGGGACCCCAGCGATGCAGGCAGATATCCGGTCTGCGCTCTATCTGCCCCTGAAGGTGCTGGTTTACGCTGACGCCGATGGCAAAACGCAGCTCACCTATGATGATCCTGCGGCCATGTTTGAAGAGCTCGATATTCCAGCGGACGCAGAATTCTTGAAGGTTATGACCGGCGCCTTAGGAAAACTCACCGCAAAAGCGGCTGAATAA
- the hisA gene encoding 1-(5-phosphoribosyl)-5-[(5-phosphoribosylamino)methylideneamino]imidazole-4-carboxamide isomerase: MILYPAIDLKDGNCVRLYKGEMDQATVFNDNPAAQAKAFVDAGCEWLHLVDLNGAFAGEPVNGSAVEAILNETNVPAQLGGGIRDMATIERWLSKGLQRVILGTVAVENPDLVREAARAFPGHVAIGLDARDGVVATRGWAEETDIEVTELAKQFEDAGISALIYTDINRDGAMQGPNVKATAALANAVSIPVIASGGVSSLSDLAELKASGAPLDGAISGRALYDGAIDLKEALDLLKN; encoded by the coding sequence ATGATCCTGTACCCCGCCATTGATCTAAAAGACGGAAACTGCGTGCGCCTCTATAAAGGCGAGATGGATCAGGCCACGGTGTTCAACGACAACCCGGCGGCACAAGCCAAGGCGTTTGTGGACGCCGGCTGCGAATGGTTGCATCTTGTTGATCTTAATGGCGCTTTTGCCGGAGAACCAGTGAACGGCTCGGCGGTTGAGGCAATCTTGAATGAGACAAATGTCCCCGCACAGCTTGGCGGCGGCATCCGCGATATGGCCACTATTGAACGCTGGTTATCCAAGGGGCTGCAGCGCGTTATTCTTGGCACAGTGGCAGTCGAAAACCCGGATCTGGTGCGTGAAGCTGCCAGAGCCTTTCCAGGACATGTCGCTATCGGTCTAGATGCAAGAGACGGAGTGGTTGCAACCCGCGGTTGGGCAGAAGAAACCGACATCGAGGTCACTGAACTTGCCAAGCAATTCGAAGACGCTGGCATTTCAGCGCTTATTTATACGGACATCAACCGTGACGGCGCGATGCAAGGCCCAAACGTAAAAGCAACGGCGGCCCTGGCAAACGCTGTCTCCATCCCGGTCATTGCCTCAGGGGGTGTTTCCTCGCTCTCGGACCTAGCTGAACTTAAGGCCAGCGGAGCGCCACTTGATGGGGCCATATCGGGACGCGCGCTTTATGATGGCGCGATTGACCTCAAAGAGGCCCTGGACCTGCTGAAAAACTAG
- a CDS encoding DUF2147 domain-containing protein, producing MKKLTLAAGFVLAFAGSAFAADPVLGTWKTQVDDGAYAHVKMYQCGGAFCGKIVRTFNASGEFKSANIGKDIVRNMTSSGDNAYAGKVWRPSNNKIYIGKIALNGNSLRLAGCVAGGLLCSKQTWSRVK from the coding sequence ATGAAAAAACTTACCTTGGCTGCAGGCTTCGTGCTGGCGTTCGCAGGGTCGGCCTTTGCGGCAGACCCAGTTTTGGGGACCTGGAAAACGCAGGTTGATGACGGGGCATACGCGCATGTGAAGATGTACCAATGCGGCGGAGCTTTCTGTGGCAAGATCGTGCGCACGTTCAATGCGTCCGGAGAATTTAAGTCCGCAAACATTGGCAAGGACATCGTGCGCAACATGACGTCTTCCGGCGATAACGCTTACGCGGGCAAAGTCTGGCGTCCGTCGAACAACAAGATTTACATTGGTAAAATTGCGTTGAACGGTAACAGCCTGCGCTTGGCAGGTTGTGTCGCAGGCGGGTTGTTGTGCTCGAAACAGACCTGGTCGCGGGTCAAGTAA
- the hisH gene encoding imidazole glycerol phosphate synthase subunit HisH: MLTVLVDYDSGNLHSAEKAFQRMAAEVDGGDVLVTSRPEDVARADRIVLPGDGAFPACRNALMQDRAGLYEAIVDGAITQAKPFMGICVGMQMMATVGREYTDTPGFDWIEGEIVKIEPKNPAMKVPHMGWNDLVLQGAHPVLDGLQSGHHAYFVHSYHFKVADAAQRLAHVEYGGDVTAIVARDTMIGTQFHPEKSQSTGLRLISNFLKWTP; this comes from the coding sequence ATGCTCACTGTTCTCGTTGATTACGATAGCGGGAACCTGCACTCAGCCGAAAAAGCCTTCCAGCGTATGGCGGCGGAGGTTGATGGTGGCGACGTGCTGGTGACTTCTCGCCCGGAAGATGTGGCGCGGGCAGACCGCATAGTGCTGCCTGGTGACGGGGCCTTTCCGGCCTGCCGCAACGCCCTCATGCAGGACCGTGCGGGCTTGTATGAGGCAATTGTGGACGGTGCAATCACACAAGCCAAGCCGTTCATGGGCATTTGCGTTGGGATGCAGATGATGGCCACTGTCGGTCGGGAATATACCGACACACCGGGATTTGACTGGATTGAGGGCGAAATCGTAAAGATTGAACCGAAAAACCCGGCAATGAAGGTTCCGCATATGGGTTGGAACGATTTGGTACTTCAGGGCGCTCACCCGGTGCTTGATGGCCTGCAAAGCGGCCACCACGCCTATTTCGTGCACAGCTATCACTTCAAGGTCGCTGACGCCGCCCAACGGCTGGCGCATGTGGAATACGGCGGTGATGTAACCGCAATTGTCGCACGCGACACGATGATCGGCACTCAATTCCATCCGGAAAAGAGCCAGAGCACAGGGCTCCGGCTGATTTCCAATTTTTTGAAATGGACGCCCTGA
- the hisB gene encoding imidazoleglycerol-phosphate dehydratase HisB — protein sequence MRTAKITRKTAETDISVEINLDGTGTYDNQTGVGFFDHMLDQLARHALVDMTIRAKGDLHIDDHHTVEDTGIALGQALAQAIGDKRGIVRYGACHLPMDDAQIRCALDLSGRPFLICNLDIPTQKIGTFDTELVREFFQAFATHGGITLHIDQLHGFNSHHIVEAAFKAVARALRDALETDPRKADEIPSTKGTL from the coding sequence ATGCGGACTGCCAAGATCACACGCAAAACGGCTGAAACGGATATCAGCGTCGAGATCAATCTCGACGGTACCGGTACGTACGACAACCAGACCGGCGTAGGGTTCTTTGACCATATGCTCGACCAATTGGCGCGCCATGCTCTGGTCGATATGACCATTCGTGCCAAAGGCGATCTGCACATCGACGATCACCACACCGTTGAAGACACGGGCATTGCCCTGGGTCAGGCGCTAGCGCAAGCTATTGGCGACAAACGTGGAATTGTGCGCTACGGCGCGTGCCACCTGCCGATGGATGATGCACAAATACGCTGTGCGCTCGACCTGTCCGGCCGACCGTTTCTCATTTGCAATCTGGATATTCCGACGCAGAAAATCGGGACGTTTGACACTGAGCTGGTGCGCGAATTCTTCCAGGCCTTCGCGACCCATGGCGGGATAACGCTGCACATCGACCAGCTGCATGGGTTCAACAGCCACCACATCGTCGAAGCCGCGTTCAAAGCGGTCGCGAGGGCACTTCGAGACGCGTTGGAAACCGACCCGCGCAAGGCCGATGAGATCCCATCAACCAAGGGCACACTTTGA
- a CDS encoding Hint domain-containing protein, with translation MPTFNVEIYEFDPLGTFSQTTGGQITYGGPATANGSAAITDNQVGVDGLVLDDAASENATATVTIGGNTTTGNEVYAEESWTLIDTVTGKEFQVVTIRVNDGTNTGYYTLSEIPLVPGRVYETVSFDTEPDVSAGDESFSYADYAAASDGIVSGTDGDDVIDGSYTGDTSNDVVDGGDAPGATPPQASEFNWSDYTDEQDLRGGVTQNTGGINVEVTYTDVQTNENFSAELSGGTEGIFVGAGEPFSSNSAGYILANGSADDTTVEFEFSAAAGSGLNDEVENVRFRISDIDGLDDGTNNFQDIVTVRAFDAEGNEITVNITGGSNHTVTGNTITAGLSNGSPTDASGSALIEIPGPVARIEVVYDNGGTTQQAIYFSDLHFDAITPGGDEDVIEAGGGNDTVFAGNGDDTVDGGSGNDTIDGGAGDDFIDGGTGDDAITLGQSDTAVGGDGDDTFTIDPTQLNGGTITVTGGEGDETAGDTLDFNGQLVLGSIVYSNTDDAAGGLSGTATLLDGTTVNFSEIETIICFVDGCLIDTPHGQRPVEDLRSGDLVLTRDNGPQAIRWTGSRTVLTNKATAPIEFAAGAIGNTSRLMVSPQHRMLQTGYQSELYFGSPEVLVAARHLVNGKDVVQRPTGLVTYHHFMFDSHEIVRANGAESESYHPGAYSLPGLHERSREELFAIFPDLRANPISYGQVARPFIKGHQASILAA, from the coding sequence ATGCCCACCTTTAACGTAGAAATCTACGAATTTGACCCGCTGGGAACGTTCTCTCAGACAACGGGCGGCCAAATTACGTACGGCGGCCCTGCGACGGCAAACGGATCTGCGGCAATAACAGACAACCAAGTTGGCGTTGACGGCTTGGTTCTCGATGACGCCGCAAGCGAAAACGCGACGGCGACAGTTACCATTGGCGGCAACACAACTACCGGCAACGAGGTTTATGCCGAGGAATCCTGGACGCTGATCGACACCGTCACGGGCAAGGAATTCCAGGTCGTGACCATTCGCGTGAATGATGGCACGAACACCGGATATTACACGCTGTCGGAAATTCCTCTGGTCCCAGGCCGGGTTTACGAGACCGTATCGTTTGACACTGAGCCAGATGTCAGTGCGGGTGACGAAAGCTTTTCATACGCCGACTACGCGGCTGCGTCTGACGGGATTGTCAGCGGGACGGACGGCGACGATGTCATTGACGGCTCATACACGGGGGACACCAGCAATGATGTCGTAGATGGCGGCGACGCGCCTGGCGCGACACCTCCGCAAGCATCCGAATTCAATTGGTCGGACTACACCGATGAGCAGGATCTGCGCGGCGGGGTCACGCAGAACACAGGCGGGATCAATGTCGAGGTCACATATACGGATGTCCAAACCAACGAGAACTTTTCCGCCGAACTGAGCGGCGGTACCGAAGGCATCTTTGTGGGGGCAGGGGAGCCGTTCAGCAGCAACTCTGCGGGCTATATCCTCGCCAATGGCAGCGCTGACGACACGACCGTCGAATTTGAGTTCTCTGCGGCCGCGGGCTCAGGGCTCAACGATGAAGTTGAAAACGTCCGGTTCCGCATTAGCGATATCGATGGGCTCGATGACGGCACCAACAACTTTCAAGATATCGTCACCGTGCGTGCCTTTGATGCAGAGGGCAACGAAATCACGGTCAACATTACAGGTGGGAGCAACCACACTGTAACCGGCAACACTATTACGGCCGGCCTATCGAACGGGTCGCCCACCGACGCAAGTGGGTCGGCGCTGATCGAAATACCAGGACCTGTGGCGCGCATTGAAGTCGTCTATGACAATGGCGGAACGACACAGCAGGCCATCTATTTCTCCGACCTGCATTTTGACGCCATTACGCCCGGCGGCGATGAAGATGTCATCGAGGCAGGCGGAGGCAATGACACCGTTTTTGCGGGTAATGGGGACGACACCGTTGATGGCGGCAGCGGAAATGACACAATTGACGGCGGCGCTGGTGATGATTTCATCGATGGCGGGACCGGCGATGACGCCATCACGCTGGGGCAAAGCGACACCGCCGTCGGCGGCGACGGCGACGATACGTTCACAATTGACCCGACGCAGCTAAACGGCGGCACCATCACGGTCACCGGCGGTGAGGGCGATGAAACTGCTGGCGATACGTTGGACTTTAACGGCCAACTGGTCTTGGGCTCCATTGTCTATTCAAACACCGATGATGCCGCGGGCGGGCTTTCGGGCACTGCAACGTTGTTGGACGGCACAACAGTCAATTTCTCCGAGATTGAAACGATAATCTGTTTCGTCGATGGTTGCCTCATCGATACCCCGCATGGTCAACGTCCGGTGGAGGACCTGCGATCCGGCGACTTGGTCCTGACTCGCGACAATGGCCCGCAAGCCATAAGGTGGACAGGGTCGCGCACAGTATTGACCAACAAAGCCACGGCGCCAATTGAGTTCGCCGCGGGAGCCATCGGCAATACATCGCGTCTGATGGTGTCGCCACAACACCGTATGTTGCAGACTGGCTACCAGTCGGAACTGTATTTCGGATCACCTGAGGTCCTGGTTGCCGCGCGCCACCTTGTGAACGGTAAGGACGTTGTTCAGCGTCCGACTGGGTTGGTGACATACCATCACTTTATGTTTGATTCCCACGAGATTGTCCGGGCTAACGGAGCCGAGAGTGAAAGCTACCACCCGGGCGCATATAGCCTGCCGGGCCTGCACGAGCGGTCCCGCGAGGAGTTATTCGCTATTTTCCCGGATTTGCGGGCCAATCCCATTTCATACGGGCAAGTCGCCCGACCGTTTATCAAAGGCCACCAAGCGTCCATTTTGGCAGCCTGA